A genomic segment from Myxocyprinus asiaticus isolate MX2 ecotype Aquarium Trade chromosome 36, UBuf_Myxa_2, whole genome shotgun sequence encodes:
- the LOC127426657 gene encoding fumarate hydratase, mitochondrial gives MYRSVRNLERFNANLWKLWAVQRSITARTISPAAGVLHNQHRMASSESYRIERDTFGELKVPSDKYYGAQTVRSTMNFKIGGVTERMPVQVIKAFGILKKAAAEVNKDYGLDPKVADAIVKAADEVAAGKLDDHFPLVVWQTGSGTQTNMNVNEVISNRAIEILGGKLGSKDPVHPNDHVNKSQSSNDTFPTAMHIAAATEVHEVLLPGLQTLHDALAAKAEEFKDIIKIGRTHTQDAVPLSLGQEFGGYVQQVKYSIARVKAAMPRVYELAAGGTAVGTGLNTRIGFAEKVADKVSALTGLPFVTAPNKFEALAAHDALVELSGALNTVAVSMMKIANDIRFLGSGPRSGLGELILPENEPGSSIMPGKVNPTQCEAITMVAAQVMGNHVAVTVGGSNGHFELNVFKPMIIKNVLNSARLLGDASVSFSNNCVVGIEANIERINKLMNESLMLVTALNPHIGYDKAATIAKTAHKEGSTLKATAIKLGFLTEEQFEQWVRPQDMLGPK, from the exons ATGTATCGCTCCGTTCGGAACCTGGAGCGCTTCAACGCGAATCTGTGGAAGCTCTGGGCCGTTCAGAGATCCATCACCGCCCGGACCATCAGCCCAGCGGCTGGCGTGCTGCACAACCAGCACAGAATG GCCAGTTCAGAGTCGTACCGGATCGAGAGAGACACATTTGGGGAACTCAAAGTTCCTTCTGATAAATATTATGGAGCTCAAACTGTCAGATCCACCATGAACTTCAAGATCGGAGGAGTGACAGAGAGAATGCCA GTTCAGGTGATAAAAGCCTTTGGTATCCTGAAGAAAGCTGCTGCAGAAGTGAATAAAGATTACGGTTTGGACCCAAAGGTCGCTGACGCCATCGTGAAAGCTGCAGATGAG GTGGCTGCTGGGAAACTGGACGATCATTTTCCACTGGTGGTTTGGCAAACGGGATCCGGAACTCAAACCAACATGAACGTGAATGAAGTGATCAGCAACAGAGCCATCGAGATACTGGGAGGAAAACTAGGCAGCAAAGACCCCGTTCACCCCAATGACCACGTCAACAAGAGCCAg AGTTCCAATGACACGTTCCCTACCGCCATGCACATCGCTGCAGCTACAGAAGTTCACGAGGTTCTTCTTCCGGGTCTTCAGACGCTGCACGATGCACTCGCTGCTAAAGCTGAAGAGTTCAAAGACATCATTAAGATcggccgcacacacacacaggacgctGTGCCGCTCTCGCTCGGACAG gagTTTGGTGGTTATGTTCAGCAGGTGAAATACAGTATTGCGAGGGTGAAAGCTGCGATGCCACGTGTGTATGAACTGGCAGCAGGTGGCACGGCAGTGGGCACTGGACTGAACACACGCATtggattcgctgagaaagtggcTGATAAAGTATCGGCActcacag GTCTGCCGTTCGTGACTGCACCCAATAAGTTTGAGGCTCTGGCGGCCCATGATGCTCTGGTGGAGTTGAGCGGCGCTCTGAACACTGTCGCTGTGAGCATGATGAAGATCGCCAACGACATCCGCTTCCTTGGATCTGGACCTCGATCCGGTCTCGGTGAGCTGATCCTGCCTGAGAACGAACCTGGATCCAGTATCATGCCAG gtaaGGTGAACCCCACGCAGTGTGAGGCCATAACTATGGTGGCTGCTCAGGTGATGGGGAATCATGTGGCCGTGACTGTCGGAGGAAGTAATGGACACTTTGAACTCAATGTTTTCAAGCCAATGATT ATTAAGAATGTTTTGAACTCTGCCCGGCTGCTGGGCGACGCGTCCGTGTCGTTCTCTAATAACTGTGTTGTTGGAATTGAAGCGAACATTGAGAGAATCAACAAACTGATGAATGAATCGCTGATGTTGGTCACCGCGCTGAATCCTCATATag
- the LOC127426681 gene encoding hematopoietically-expressed homeobox protein hhex-like, with protein sequence MQFQHSLYAPTPVQPVHPTPFYIEDILGRNTSTSSPVVPTPTLPSHNSCFTSLIPSYRTPIYEPTPIHPVLSPHALTATYASVYPFQRSMGDFTHALIRHDPLGKPLLWTPFIQRPLHKRKGGQVRFSNDQTIELEKKFETQKYLSPPERKRLAKMLQLSERQVKTWFQNRRAKWRRLKQENPPSGKRDIEDGGEQRNSDRSSPDVMRKRGVLESDMSDDSDQELDIEEDTEFSMNSQL encoded by the exons ATGCAGTTCCAGCACTCTCTGTACGCCCCGACCCCCGTGCAGCCGGTTCACCCGACACCCTTCTACATCGAGGACATTCTGGGCAGAAACACGTCCACGTCCAGTCCCGTGGTACCGACACCGACTCTACCATCTCACAACTCGTGTTTCACCAGTTTGATACCCTCATACCGGACCCCGATCTACGAGCCCACGCCGATCCACCCGGTTCTGTCCCCGCACGCCCTCACGGCCACGTACGCGTCCGTATACCCGTTCCAGCGCTCCATGGGAGACTTTACCCACGCACTGATCCGACACGACCCACTGG GTAAACCTCTCTTGTGGACTCCGTTCATTCAGCGTCCTCTTCATAAGAGAAAAGGGGGACAGGTTCGGTTCTCTAATGATCAGACCATCGAGCTGGAGAAGAAGTTTGAGACGCAGAAGTATTTGTCTCctccagagagaaagagactcgCCAAGATGCTGCAGCTCAGCGAGAGACAG GTGAAAACGTGGTTCCAGAACCGTCGGGCGAAATGGAGGCGACTGAAACAG GAGAATCCTCCGAGCGGTAAGAGAGATATCGAGGACGGAGGCGAGCAGAGAAACTCGGACAGATCGAGTCCTGATGTGATGCGCAAACGCGGCGTGCTGGAGTCAGACATGTCCGATGATTCCGACCAGGAACTGGACATTGAAGAAGACACGGAATTCTCAATGAACTCACAATTATGA